The DNA sequence TATATACGACGTTTGCATCAAAGCGACGTAGCAAACATTTACAATTACAACAACAGTATTTATACAGCAAATAATTAGAACTATAAAATATTGTGAAATTTGGAGTTAGCTGTGGAATAACCGCTTGAATATGCATCGGCCGGGGGGACTCGCAGCTCCAGCAAATATCAGTAACATTTATTTCAAGGAATTAAATAAACTTAGATGTATTATTTAGACAACTCAAAACGATAAATGCATAAAGGCAtcggagaggaaaaaaaaacagtaaatctacaaCGACTTAGTATCTGAAAATGTGACTTGAATGCAGCACGTCGTTAAGATGGAGCGTCTTCCGCTGCTAAGCAACTAGCTAGACATAATAATGGACAACGGCTGTGTAGATTCCATGTGCAGTATCGGCTTCTCTGATTGGTCTCTCCCGAGGCACTGACGAATCAGCGCTGCGATTAGACCAGTGCGATTAACGTCATTGAAGGAGACGCCTGGAAAGAGTAGGGACAGTTTCCAGCAGCTTTCAACCTGTACTGGAATTTACAGGAACAAactaatttattaaaatgttccCTGGCGAACATATGAGTGTGAACACAGTCTCCAGTACTTTAAATTACGACAGGGCAGACTGTACAAATGCTTTACAGACGATCCGTGATATCTGCTCATTGTTGATTCATTTTACATGAATTCTCCTGTATATCAGTATCAGATCAGTTTGGCACTGTACATAAATCAAAAGACCAAACCTGTCCATCTCATACTATGTAAATACacataaaactgtgatttttaaaaggCAAATACAACAGTATAGTGTAACAGTATACACAATAACAGCATTGTTTACTGCTCCGTCAGATATTCAGACTGTCAAGGCTGAAACTTCTGTACAGATGTTGTTTTAACAATCCTCGCATTCCTCGGCAGAAATGTTGGTGTTGTGAAATACTTAAAGAATTCAATCAGGCCAGTGTTAATAAATCAGAACTACATATTGTCTGCAGTTCATGATGTGTGATCTGAATGTATTCAGCCTCTCTGATAAACATAAACCACACATGTTGAACAGACCTTCAAAATCAATGGACAAAATTAAAATCCCTGCATAtcagctgaaatgaaaaaagtttCTCTCAAATGTCAGTATAGCTCACCAATAGTAGCTGTACAGGATATACTGTAATGTAATGTTATGGATTTGCACATCGTCTGTCTGCGATATCTGATAATCCATGGAGCATCTGACTGGTTGCACCTCCAGCTCCTCACAGATGTCGCCCCTTTCAAGGCACAGGAGGAACCAAGGAAATCTCCTCTACTGTTAACTCAACACTACATAGCACTCTGTACCTCAATGAATACTACCACAGTGTACACAACACAGGATATCTATGTCACAGTTTGGTAGACATACCTCATCGTGAATGTCTCATAAAGTTGTGACGGCGTATACTTTTAGCCTGTACTGCTCCTCTGGCAGATGCTgagtctgcattttcagtttttggtaGAGCAGAATACAGCTGCACCAATCACTTTATTAGTTGTCAACTACTAATTTAACTGccagctattttgataatcgaGAAATTGGTTTAagtacactacctttcaaacaTTTGGGACctcccaggcaatttcatgttttccatgaaaactcacacttttattcatgtgctaacataattgcgcaagggttttctaatcatcaattggactttcaacaccattagctaacaacaatgtagcattagaacacaggagtgatggttgctggaaatgttcctctgtacctctatgtagatattccattaaaaatcagctgtttccagctagaatagtcatttaccacattaacaatgtctagactgtatttctgattaatgttatcttcattgaaaaatatgtttgtttgttgttgttttttttgtttttttttttaaatgacatttctaagtgaccccaaacttttgaatggcagtgtacatttttttttaagacaaaaaactccaagttctctgattccagcttcctaAATGGGTctctttttctggtttctttcctccttcacTGCATATCTTTGGGGAATGATGAAAACTGAGGATATCATATTTGGCTTTGAGAAAGATTGATTGGCATTGGTCActattttttggggggattttatAGACCAGACGACTGATGTATTATTAACTGAGTCTTCACAttaatttacagtgaaaataatcattagttgtgTCCATATAGGAGCGTACTGCCTTACAGGGGTTGGATGACTTCTCTGTCTAATTCAAAAGTTTGTGATTACAGTTGCTGGCAGGTTAGGTCTACAAATTAATCAGTACTGTATAGTTAAATAGTTACTTCACTCAGATTGCATTGTTTAATGTTCTCAAGTTTTGAGATTTTCAGGAATCTTACAGATGTAAGAAATTCtcttaaaaacacatctgtaCAGAGAGAAATTGTAGATATAAACCCTTATTGTGTGTACAATGTTACATATGGTTCCATAAACACAGGCTTATACCGTCACCCTCTGTCACACCCAACAGTCACTGCCTTAACCACAAGCACACCTGTAACCCTGCACACACCATACACTATCTGCACCCAACATGCTGTGCATCAACTTTTTTATCCCTTAAGGCATCTGCGACTCCTCCACCCTCCTGTGTGCGGAACGATGACCTCCCCCGATCTGTTCTTAGCATCTCTCCAACTTGAACAGGAACCCCACGAGTGTAATTTTATGTGTGGCCTCCCCGGGGGCCACAGTCCAAGCCATTGTAATGGCAAAGATTTTAGGTCAGTTGAACCTTGTGGGGAGGACAGATGGAGACAGGAAGTAGAGCAGTACTGGGGTAAACCACTACAAGGGGAGAGTGGTGTGTTTCTCTTGCGTTGTTTGATTCACTTCCACACTCACGTTTGCTGCAGTGAGACTTGATGAACCATTCTCTGCTTTATGAAACTAAATCCCTGCTGTAATGTAGTGAATCATCAGCGGCACAAGCAAAATGAGCAGCAGATGTGGAGGTCGTAACTCAACTGTCTATGCCAGGTGTCTTATCAGCTGGCAGgcatcttttaaaaacataaatcagGAGGAGTCAAGTAGTCTAAAGCAGAACATATGAATATCTAGACTGCAttaacccacacacacatttacataattgtaaagcagcagcactggtatttaaaactgcagtttatCAATGGCTAAGTTCACCAACAAGAGACCTTTAGTTTAAGGAAACACACCACATAAGGCAAAATAGATGTATAGAATTTGGTGACAGttccagtttttatttttgtggataGTAAGGAACTTTCAGTTGTCTTCTCATACAGAATAACTAGTTGTTTAGTATACCTAGTATACCTTACTTATCAATATGACAAGTTCGAGACCAAGACAAAGAAGGACTTCCCATGCAAATGACTGCAGGTTCTACATAAGAATTTAATCACAGTGCAATCACCCGGTTCatataaaatatgtcttaattTTCTCTTTATTCATTTCAACTTGATGGAAATGTTCATTGATAGAAGACCAGAACCatacacagcaaaacaaaagtaaacaaggaatggaatgaaataaaacaactaaagagCACAAACCACCCAGTGACAAAACAAGTAGAAAGAACATGAAGCTGCTTCATGAAACTTATTTTTATgctgaaaattaaaattttagtttgaaaaGTCTCTCTTTCCTACAGTGCACAGTTTTCCTATCACTATATTATCTTGAAGAATGAACCCTTACACCAAAGAAGTGCTGGAATACATATCCTTTGACATGAACTACACTAATTTACCATGTGAAGACATTTTCATTGAGTCTATTGACTTGGCAGACCTTAATCTACATGGGTTGTAGAAAAATACAGCAGGGAAGATCTTCATTGTGTGTGATGAGAATGAATAGTTCATACATAACTTGTCAGCCATCAGTGGTCCATGAAGGACGCTGCTGGGATGAACCACAGAAGGAAGTTTTGAACACCCCAAGCAGTTTACTACCAACAACACAGATGTTTTGTTTGATACTATTTAATCTAAATCACTTGTGATCTTACATTCAGTTTGGTTTAATCATCCGTAGGATTTTACTATAACTTGATTGCAGTCCACCTGTATACTTTTCAGAGAATGGTAAGTTTCTTATTTTGTCTCACCCCACACAGACCTATGGATGTACTGCTGGTGTCCTTACAGCAAGTTTGCAAGTGCGGGGCCGTTTATACTTGGGTGTCAACCTTTCTGAACAGTGACTCCACTCAATTTAGTTTGCCACAAGTGGACTCCAGTAAAATTCTAGAAACATCTTAAGGATGATTAAAGCAAACTGGATGTAACTGATcacaagtcaaagcaaaacatgagatgagatttaaaagtgtttctgaaaatatgttttcacttttatccatttaaaatgaaatgtataGAACCGCATAATGTGCAAATGATATGAAGGGGTCTAGATAGTTTCTTAAGCAACTGTAAGTTTTAAGTCTCAACAAGGAGCAttctaatgtttttcttttttatattgaTATTCCAATAATAAGCCATGTTTTCCTTGAGACTGATGGTAGCAGTGGTAGCGATTTAGTGGGTTtcccaaaaaaaaatattattctgCCTGACACATTAACTTCCAATGTAGATAGCTTTGAAAGGTTTTGAAAGGTTACTATTAATATTGACATTGTTTTTGTGGTACTTCGTGTAACTTGTTCGGTTTTTCTGTAGCTCTGCAATTTTTGTGTAATTGCTTTTTGGTATCTAGCTGATGTTTTTATCTATGTGGACCTAACTACAACTTTGGaatatgtttttacagcttGATGATGGAATACATTTTCACTATAAGCGTCACTTagatttataataaatatttttttaatttaaatctcTTTTCAGCAGGTAAAGATTGTCTGATGATGGCCTTTGTATTTGGAGGCTTAAGGAgtgtaaaaacaatacagatgAGGATTCAGAACATAGAAGAATTTGTCTTTCATTAAGAGAATGGCAGTGTCAGTTTTCCAGCATCCTCATTTATTTGCCTGCTTATGGTTTTCAGGATGACTGAAGAGTCACTGAtgataattttaaatattacaatttaaatgagaaatttgTCACCATTTGTCACCTCATCAGGGATTCctatttttacacacacacacacacacacacatacacacacacacacacacacacacacacacacacacacacacacacacacacacacacacacacacacgcacgcacgcacacacacactagtatGGATTCTTGAGGGTGTGATCCATGATGGCCATCAGAGCCAGCCAGGTCTCCTGGGCGGTGGGGATGATCTGATCAGCAGGCAGCATGAAGCCGAAGCGTCCGGTGTCCCTCAGCTCGAAGGTGTAGGAGTATTTGATACCCTGGTTGTAGGTCCAGTCAATTGAGCCACCGCTGGCTTgatctacaatgaaaacaggCACTATTTAAACTTTCATGTAGAAATGAAAGTCagagtgaaaaaaatattttctgatcgTCACAACTGAGTGGAATAAAGTCAAACAGTCTTTATTGTCAGCAGTATTGCTTTAACTTACAGATGGTGTTAATGATGCTGCCGAATCTGTAGCGGGTACCGTACAGGGAGGCCAGGTCAGTGGTGGCCTTATTAGCCAGTCTGTCCTGTAGAAAGAGATCATCATGACACTTTCACCAGTAGAGGAAATCTAACAACTATCATGTTAAGTTATTTATAAACAATAaagttataaaaataaataaaaatctgactaATTTGTTTAATATACCAGCTCAGGTCTGTCATTGACAGGAGTACTGGTGTAGCCGTAGGGGTAGAGTAGCAGCTGAGAGTAGGAATGGATGGAGATGAAGGCCTTGATGTTGCCATGAGACTTCACAAAGTCCACAATGGACTTGACTTCAGACTCAGACTCAGCTCTGGGTCCACGGTAGGCCTGTGAGCAGGGGTCATTGCTCGCACCAGGTCCTACATGTGATGAAAACAATgtaggaaaaaggaaaagaaatccaaaggaaatgtcaataaaaacttCAGTATTGGATCAGTGTAATCACAGGGCATTATAAAAGTACTACGACATGCCAAGGTGACTTGTCAATAATACAAATAGTTCTAGGCGCTGTATAAAGTACAAAGATGCAATCATGGCCTGCAACCATGGTATGACAGCCACCCCAGGACAGCACCAGTAAAAAGCTTGAATacattttcttatttaatggtttttattttgtttgtttgattccTTCAAAGTAGAACAAAACTAAAGAAGATTAAACCATGAAATAACACATGGAATGAATTTAtgtgctttgcacactcttgttttcacaatatttcaatGTCAGTGCTGTGCACTCTCTTCATTCTCCAGCCAGCTTAATTTTGGCATCACCTGCCATGTTTTTCTAGCAGTCCTTAAGCAGTTCCCCATATGCTGAACACTTGTTGGCTGCTTTTTCAACTCTTTGTCTACACTCAAATGTATCCCATATCATTTCATTTGGGTTTAAGTCAATAATTGtagaggccaggtcatctgacacagcacATGTCTTGAAtcttaaataaatcttttaaagcATTTGGAACCAAAAATCCATGTTCTTATTATGACGACAATAAAATTCCTCTTCAGTCAAAGCTCATCTGGTTAAGATGGTACCAACATATGCAAAAGTGTCATCAAGGCAAACACTGTCTACTTTGCATagtttgtttagatttttgatTATTAATATCATATGTGTTATATCTTAGTTATGATTTCCATAGAGTTTTGTTCTGTAATGTGGAAAATggttaaaacactgaaaatcctTGAATGCTTCTTCAAGCTGTGTCCAGATACTTGATTGGTACTGTATGTGTGAACATCATACTCCATATAATCAGTTTAATGTCTACTTATGCTAAAGTCttgtacaaaacaaaagaaaacaaagaaatcaaaTTTAAAGTTCCTGTATGTAAGAATTAAAAATTTGTGGATTTGGGGCcatcttgtggttgttttaggAGTGACACTGTGGATGATGCATGGCTCTAAAAATCTACATATAGCAACTTTAAATCaagattaaacagaaaatacgataattgaatattttgtaacacaataatatgaataaatgtACACTCAAATTCTTTGTCACCAAtggaaaaattttaaaagtccTGACATCTAAAACAACgcctcaaaacaaaaacatatgcTTTCTTAATTTAGATATGTTTGGCCTTGTTGATGTATTGCTAACTTTCCTGGGCAAATAGAAAGACATACCTTCAAAACCTGCATCCCAGTTCCTGTTGGGATCGACTCCCACACATCTGGAGCGTGGGTTGGGCTTCCTGGTCTTGCGCCACAGGCGGTTCTGGAGTTACCAGAAGTTTTCAATGAGGGTTATTAGTTTATGCAATGCTTGATTTGTTCATCGCTGGTTGCATGCAGCTGTTTTAATAAGTAGAAAGTCTTTTCATTGAAACTGCACTAAAAATGGCTGCCTGTGACCAACTCACAGCAGTGTGGGTGTAACTGTATCCATCAGGGTTGGTCACAGTCTCCAGGAAGATGTCCATATTGTCCAGGATGGCAGTGAGAGAAGGGTCACGTCTATAATCAGTCACAATCTAAAGACAGAAATGCTGCTTAGTGCTTAGAAACTGCAGAGACATAGAAGGAAAACGTAACACTTCATTATCAAAAGACCTTCTTGGCGAACCAGGTGCCGCTGGCCTGAGTGACCCACTCTCTGGAGTGGATTCCAGTATCAATCCAGATGGCGGGACGGTTGGTTCCACCAGTACTGAACTACAACACAGCAAAGGAAAGGAACAGGGATCAGTGACTAAtcttttctgactgttttgCTTCGTAAAGCATTCATTTGGTGCATTTACAGTACTGCCATTTAATACTTCCATAAAAGCAAGAGTCATCATTTTCAGTTAATTTAGCGACTAGAGTCCTCATTTTCCAGACCcaacctgtttttcttttagggCTAGACTTacggttttcttttttttattattacctTGAGCACATTGAGGGGACGGCCCTCATAGCTCTGACCGATCACAATCTTGCTGACCAAGTTTGGATTCTCAGCCACCAGCATGTCCTGGAAACTGTAGATCTGAACCAAAGACAGAATCCTGCTCTTAATGCTCAAGCATCTGTTGCATGACAAAATTctccatcaatcaatcaataagaCTTTATTTGTAAGGCACTTTTTATGTAAATAGTATACCCAATTGTGAATAAATCTCATAAATGTGCAATGACGAAATTCTAGAGACAGGATAAGTCAAAGCTTGAGACAATAATAGAAAAGTGAGGagtacagacaaacagatgtaaCATGttaaaacatacactaccattcaaaggtttggcgtcagaaatattagaaatgttcttatttttgaaagacaaacagtttttaaacaaagatgacattaaattaatcagaaacacagcctatacattgttaatgtaaaaattattctagctggaaacggctgactTTTAATGTATTATCTACATAGgaatacagaggaacatttccagcaaccatcactcctgtgttctaatggtacattgcgttagctaatggtgttgaaaggctaactgatcaTTACAAAACACtcgtgcaattatgttagcacatgaataaaagtgtgagttttcatggaaaacatgaaattgcctgagtaacccaaacttttgaaaggtaatgtacaaacagataaacaaatatataaaaatggattaaaaatCAGACAAGGAAAGTAGGTGTTTATCTTGCTattgaaaataaaaccacattCTGCCACCCTCAGGTCTTCTGGGTGGCTGCTCCAGGAATGTGAACCGTAACAACAAAAGGATGcttcaatatatttttttgttctgacTTTGGGTTTGAATATAAGGTCACTACCAGAAGACTTGAGGGTTCGAGAAGCTTCACAGGATctgattaaaaagtaaaaactaagACCATTCATTTGAAGAGACAAGCATCCAATGCAGACTTTAAAGTGATAAAATATTGAATGGTCTCCTTCTGGGGTTAATCAACACGTTTGCAGCTGACGTTTCAAGCAGTTGTAGTTTAGATATTTCATTCTTCGAGAAGCCAGATACCAGAGCATTATAACAGTCAGTCCTGCAGGTAAATATTAGACAGTAAAGCTAATCATCAGCATCTACATATCAATACAACAAGAACATCctcatttctttttactttttaacatCAAGGATTGCATCAAAACTATTAATTTACAGCTGTCAGCAATAATAATCATTTTGCTGGATAATGGCGTGTACCTACATCACTGATGGTGTGGTATCTGGCATAGTCGAAGCTGTCAGTGTTTCTGGGCTCAGGGGCACAAGCAGCAGACATcatctcctcctgctcctcatcCAGCATCACCTGCAGGGCAGTGATGTCATTAATATTTGAGTTATCCATCATCAAAGTTAGTTTAAAAGGTGCATACTGTACCTGCAGGTCTTCAATCATGATGGAGTACTCGATGTCTTGTGTCTCCAGGTAAATCTTGACAGACTGCAGGCTGTGGAAGGGAACTCTGATGTCAACAAGAGTGGTCACACCAGTCACCTCTCTCCAGAAGTCCAGCTGAAAGAACACATAGATGCCATGCACAGAGTAAACAGGACAGGTTTCTGATTTTTCTAAAGAGCAGCAAATGAATACataatttattgaaaaatttGACTTAGTGGGGTTAAATGACCTCAAAGTGGATCATGTCCTCCAGCTCCTTGATAAGAGACAGCTGGACGTCATCCTTTGGAATGATTCGAAGAACCTGATCTCTGCAAAAAGAGAACCATAATATTTTATAACCTGTTACTCAACTCAAATAACCAGAGAGAAGTTGGCTCATGTGTgaaggaagatttctcagtttTGCCTGGTTCTGCTTCTGTAGAAGTTGCACAGCAAGAAAACGTATAAGGCTGTTAGTTCACTGTCAGATCAAAGCACTTTAAAGGGATTTCAGTTTGATTTCTTCCATGGCTTTTATCTAAGAGACATTTCCAAAAAAGGGGATATCTGAAGAACTTTATAAATGGATAAAAAAAGTAGTTGTACATTGAAAATAATTGAATGAATCAATTTTCTAAAGGTCTGATAGAGGAAGTTGGTTGGAAACCACCACAAGTAACTTTAGCTTTCACTGGACTGGTACACTGAATGGCACAAGTCTTTCCACTAGTGAACATTCCTGACATCACATATTAATGACTTGTAACATCCTATACGGAGGTAGAATTatcagagaaagaaaataatgttttcttgttATTGAGGTGATGcattagggttttttttttttgtcaagtcCAGTTTGTCCACTGATGTGCACAATGGACATTGTTTCCTATGCTGGACCCACTATTCCATTGGCAGTCTGAATACATTCAGTTAACAGAGGCACAATGAGCAGAAAATCATCATAACACTACACATGTACTACATATTGAATGATTGTATTTCACAATTATGCACACATACATGACTGTGGAAAGTTTTGCAGAAGTAAAAGTTGTACAGAATTGTACTTAGGAGACTTGTTGCTGTTCTAAAGTCAAAGGTTGATCAGTGTGCTTTACTGCACTTTGTAAGAATTAGAAAGTTAACTATTCATGGCATTCCTAAGAGCCTCAGTAAAATTAGCTGATCCTTTCTGTTTGTGGTAGCCCCAAACTTTAGCACGGTACCGTATATGCTCATGACTTACCCAGCAGTGAGAGGTTCTGGCAGGCCCACTTACCCCTCAAACGTTTCCTTTGCAACAACAGCCACATACAGCGCTGCCAATGCGGTCAGCCCCCTCATCATTGATCAACAGTGTGAACACTACTGGGGTGAACACGGGATTTTACACCTGCATGAGCCAGGTCACTTGTCTAAACCACAGCCTTGTTTAGGGTTATTTTATGTGTGTCACTGGCTGCTGTTCTCATTACACCAAAAATTACAACATGTACCACAAAGTTGTTCAagatctgctttttcttttgtcagttgTGTTAcatgcactaccagtcaaaagtttggacaaaccttctcattcaatgatttttatttacttatttttatacattgtagtttaatactgaagacatcaaaattgtaaaagaatacatatgaaattatgttgtaaacaaaaaagtgttaatctgtagtattaatctacaatgtaaaaaataatacaaataaacaaaaatcataaatgagaaagtgtgtgcCAGTACACATTCGGACATTCGGTTCCTGAGCCACTGAAGGGGGGCTCAGGAACCTGGATGACATCTTCAAAGACATTCCACTCACTGACAAAGGAACTCTGAACTCAAATCAGAACCAACAAAGACAATCATCCCACAATTCTGGACTCAACTCCTTTTTATGTACATCCATTTCACAGAACAAGTGAACTTTTTAATAACTTCATAGTTAATCCACATCTTGCCTTGCCTTTAATATTTCATTCCTCCTGATTAGTATCAATGCGATAATTCATAACTGTCATTCACATGATCATGTTTGGTATCATTCTGATCCCCTGTCTGTCAGTAATGCACCTAGATAAATCATGTTCactaaattacaatatttttggaGTTACAGACACCACAAAAATTACCTGAAAATGTAACTCTGTGAGGGACATCTGGACATCAGCCCTCCCTGAAGGATGATGCACCAGACCCTCAATAAGTTAATGATATGCAAAGGTCCACTTTAAAAGACCACATCTGAAAGCACCACTTTGAGTCCTCTGTTCGAAGAAGGAGCTCTCCTTTACCCAAGAGTCCTCCTTTACCCAGGAGCTCTCCTTTACCATCAGAACAATCCCTGACCATCGGGTCCTCCTATCTGAGAGCGATCCATTGTTCCGAGGCTTCACTCTATCCACCGCTGTTCTGACCCACATCAACAAAGGCCAACTGGACCGTCCACCgaggcagcatcatcatcatcatcatcacagcaCGCAAGTACGTTTCAGTCACTGGAACTTGGTGCAACTTTCCCAAATTATCTTCTCAAAGATAAAATTTACAGGCTAACAAATTAGCCTACTATCAAATTAgctgctttcaggtgtggtCTCTTTATCCCTTTCCCTCAGAACACCATATTTGAAGCGTAATATTAATCCCTGTGTTACGTTAAACTACTGTGTTCTGTTCCTTCCCTTTTCCTTCACTCACATTTCACCatcttatttgttttgtgttgttgtttgttcgtcttaatgtgtgttattgttgttgttattgttcagtttagtttaataaatgtacatGAATATAAGTTCGGTGCctcaattgttttgttgttcacattttggtccCTAACTTGTATAGATTCCAGCTATCTCAATTTTATACATAACCTGTCAAGCTAAATAATTCCCCTTATAATTCCTGAAGCTCTTCTTGACAGTGCAACAAGAAGTGTTTCATatgctgcattattatatttgtctaaTCTAAATACCTCGCTGGTCAAATATCAGGTATGTAATGATTCTGCATAAAACCCTTAACCCCATTTAAGCAAACATTAATCCTACATTAATATTGGTGGAGAAATATTATTGATAATCTTATAGTTATAATTGGTGGAGAAACTATTTAACCCTTACAAACATATATTAAGAAATCCTACAGTGCCCAcaccttcccgggatctttctgcatggagtttgcatgttctccctgtgcatgcatgagcTTTCTCTGGCTTCAtcacacagtccaaaaacatgctgaggttaacgggtgattctaaattatctgtaggtgtgaatgcgagtgtgattgtttg is a window from the Amphiprion ocellaris isolate individual 3 ecotype Okinawa chromosome 3, ASM2253959v1, whole genome shotgun sequence genome containing:
- the LOC111572782 gene encoding carboxypeptidase A1-like isoform X1, with the translated sequence MMRGLTALAALYVAVVAKETFEGDQVLRIIPKDDVQLSLIKELEDMIHFELDFWREVTGVTTLVDIRVPFHSLQSVKIYLETQDIEYSIMIEDLQVMLDEEQEEMMSAACAPEPRNTDSFDYARYHTISDIYSFQDMLVAENPNLVSKIVIGQSYEGRPLNVLKFSTGGTNRPAIWIDTGIHSREWVTQASGTWFAKKIVTDYRRDPSLTAILDNMDIFLETVTNPDGYSYTHTANRLWRKTRKPNPRSRCVGVDPNRNWDAGFEGPGASNDPCSQAYRGPRAESESEVKSIVDFVKSHGNIKAFISIHSYSQLLLYPYGYTSTPVNDRPELDRLANKATTDLASLYGTRYRFGSIINTIYQASGGSIDWTYNQGIKYSYTFELRDTGRFGFMLPADQIIPTAQETWLALMAIMDHTLKNPY
- the LOC111572782 gene encoding carboxypeptidase A1-like isoform X2, with the translated sequence MIHFELDFWREVTGVTTLVDIRVPFHSLQSVKIYLETQDIEYSIMIEDLQVMLDEEQEEMMSAACAPEPRNTDSFDYARYHTISDIYSFQDMLVAENPNLVSKIVIGQSYEGRPLNVLKFSTGGTNRPAIWIDTGIHSREWVTQASGTWFAKKIVTDYRRDPSLTAILDNMDIFLETVTNPDGYSYTHTANRLWRKTRKPNPRSRCVGVDPNRNWDAGFEGPGASNDPCSQAYRGPRAESESEVKSIVDFVKSHGNIKAFISIHSYSQLLLYPYGYTSTPVNDRPELDRLANKATTDLASLYGTRYRFGSIINTIYQASGGSIDWTYNQGIKYSYTFELRDTGRFGFMLPADQIIPTAQETWLALMAIMDHTLKNPY